From Salvelinus namaycush isolate Seneca chromosome 2, SaNama_1.0, whole genome shotgun sequence, one genomic window encodes:
- the LOC120058606 gene encoding ras-related protein Rap-1A-like, with product MREYKLVVLGSGGVGKSALTVQFVQGIFVEKYDPTIEDSYRKQVEVDGQQCMLEILDTAGTEQFTAMRDLYMKNGQGFALVYSITAQSTFNDLQDLREQILRVKDTEDVPMILVGNKCDLEDERVVGKEQGQNLARQWNHCAFLESSAKSKINVLDIFYDLVRQINSKTPVEKKKAKKKSNCVLL from the exons ATGCGTGAATACAAGCTAGTGGTGCTAGGCTCGGGAGGCGTGGGCAAGTCCGCTCTG ACAGTCCAGTTTGTGCAGGGAATCTTTGTGGAAAAGTACGACCCAACAATAGAAGACTCCTACAGAAAG CAAGTGGAGGTAGATGGACAGCAGTGCATGCTTGAAATCCTCGACACAGCCGGCACA GAGCAGTTCACTGCCATGAGAGATCTGTACATGAAGAACGGTCAGGGCTTTGCCCTGGTGTACTCCATCACAGCACAGTCCACGTTCAATGACCTGCAGGACCTGAGGGAACAGATCTTGAGAGTCAAGGACACCGAAGAT gtgCCTATGATCCTGGTGGGTAATAAGTGTGATCTGGAGGATGAGAGGGTGGTGGGCAAGGAGCAGGGTCAGAACCTGGCCAGACAGTGGAACCACTGTGCCTTTTTAGAGTCCTCCGCAAAGTCAAAGATCAACGTCCTCGAC ATCTTCTACGACTTGGTCAGACAGATAAATAGTAAAACGCCTGTGGAAAAGAAGAAGGCGAAAAAGAAATCAAACTGTGTCCTGCTCTAA